The following coding sequences lie in one Diorhabda sublineata isolate icDioSubl1.1 unplaced genomic scaffold, icDioSubl1.1 Dsub_123, whole genome shotgun sequence genomic window:
- the LOC130452022 gene encoding NADH dehydrogenase [ubiquinone] 1 alpha subcomplex assembly factor 2-like has protein sequence MSHPQSRSIWAMIIKNFINSLKPRQFRGTLVGTDYFGNQYYEIPADPSVGKTRYSRWFNPPKKDDFMQELPAEWESWLRGRRKIPPTDEEIMKNVAIVQMKKKNAIKVNAEAGQITPMTKGFESFPKRYDYESVPGKGNYSS, from the coding sequence atgTCTCACCCTCAAAGCCGGAGTATATGggcaatgataataaaaaatttcatcaattccttAAAACCTAGACAATTTAGAGGAACTCTCGTTGGTACAGATTATTTCGGCAATCAATACTACGAAATTCCAGCAGATCCCTCAGTCGGTAAGACTCGCTATAGTCGGTGGTTCAATCCACCAAAAaaagatgatttcatgcaagAATTGCCGGCAGAATGGGAGTCATGGTTGCGAGGAAGAAGGAAAATTCCACCGACTGACGAAGAGATTATGAAAAACGTAGCCATTGTgcaaatgaaaaagaaaaatgccattaaAGTGAATGCAGAAGCAGGTCAGATAACACCAATGACAAAAGGTTTTGAATCATTTCCGAAAAGATATGATTACGAATCTGTACCGGGAAAAGGAAATTATAGTagttaa